The genomic DNA TTATTAAGTCAATTTTTTAAACGGGCAAGATTCACACGCGGGGTCAGATTGCGGGGGTCTTTACGACGGGGGGGTATATCTCGGCTCCGGCGATTATTGCGGCGCGGATGCTGGGGTTGCCGGTGGTGTTGCATGAGTCGAATGCTTTGCCGGGGAAGGTGACGCGGTTGTTTGCGCCTTGGTGTAGTGAGGTGTTGGTCGGGTTTCCGGCGGCGCAGGAGCATCTGAAGAAAGGCAAGATTACCTACGCGGGAACGCCGGTGCGGCAGCAGTTTGAGGATCAGCTAAATGCGCCGCTGGATGACCTGAATATTCCGGCGGGGGTGCCGTTGATTGCGATCGTTGGGGGGAGTCAGGGCGCAGTCTCGGTGAATCAAGTGGTGCGGCAATGTGCGCCGGCTTGGATTGAGGCGGGGGCCTGGGTGGTGCATCAGACGGGGGATAACGACCCGGATGTGGATCAGTATCACCATCCCCACTACAAGCCGCTGCCGTTTTATAACAAGATTGCGGCGCTGTTTCAGCGGGCGGATTTGGTGATTAGTCGGGCCGGGGCGGCGACGCTGACGGAGTTGGCTCTGACGCAGACGCCTTGTATTTTGGTGCCTTATCCCTATGCGGCGGAAGATCATCAGGCGTTTAATGCCAAGGTGTTTGCCAAG from Romeriopsis navalis LEGE 11480 includes the following:
- a CDS encoding UDP-N-acetylglucosamine--N-acetylmuramyl-(pentapeptide) pyrophosphoryl-undecaprenol N-acetylglucosamine transferase; the encoded protein is MAGVFTTGGYISAPAIIAARMLGLPVVLHESNALPGKVTRLFAPWCSEVLVGFPAAQEHLKKGKITYAGTPVRQQFEDQLNAPLDDLNIPAGVPLIAIVGGSQGAVSVNQVVRQCAPAWIEAGAWVVHQTGDNDPDVDQYHHPHYKPLPFYNKIAALFQRADLVISRAGAATLTELALTQTPCILVPYPYAAEDHQAFNAKVFAKAEAGEMIRQNELNANDLRDRVLNLIQDPQRLQQMAARAGAIAVPDSAAQVAQIMRDKLRQMR